The DNA window TCTTTTTAACTACTTTATTTCGTATACATTTAAGCCTAGCTTTATCTTTTCAttttgtcgtcaactccaataaatgagcaatattgtactttttaaatacaattttgctcattgatgtattggccccggtggtatttcatcgaatggtatttttataccaaaatccgGTTCACATTTTTTACTATTGGGTATCAGTTCTGACAATTttcctcattcattgctcattggaTTAGTCATAgtttgtcttgctcgcacttaTGTAAAATCGAAtagttaatacaaaaaatgagcaatgaatgaggccaaCAATGTAGTGCCATAACCCTATAATATGCCTAATATTATCGCTTAAGATTTGTCTCACACCACCTGTGCGGGGGACAAAAGATAAGTCTCCCGGTCAGGCAAACAGATGCGGGCTCTGCGTGGGCCATAGATAAGACTAGAATGAGAATCTTGGAAACAATAtttgaaacaataaaacagtttaaattcaGAACTCAATGAATCCTAACAGGATTTTACAATCTGAAGGGGAACGTCTCCTTGCAGTTATAGCGTCAAAAGGCGAACCAACCAAATATTAAGCCatacaaacataaattttcCTAGGTGTACTTAAACTAATTTGACAAAAATATGGAATagttatacccgttactcgtagagtaaaagggttttttgtattcgttgaaaagtatgtaacacgTAGTGGGAAGCCTTTCCCCTTCAAAAATCATGCGGCGTCGGTTTCGGCCTTTtccagaaatttctgccagcTGAGAAAACCGCCATTTCGGCTTAGgacaagcttctcagcaacagctgattgtagaactatctggcatcatccgcaaaaatactaattagtattttttttgctaaacactaATTTCCGACACTAAATTTGGCTATGCATCTGGCTAGCCTCCAAAGGTcgctaaatactaaaatacTCGCCAGGCGCCGCTACAAGTATACGAAACATTAATGCAAGCGGTGGACAATACTACTGGTGGTCTATTCGTCCTGGACGCACCTGGAGGAACAGGGAAAACATTTGTCATTTCATTGATTTTGGCCACTATTCGATCAAGATGTGACATAACTTTGGCGTTAGCATCATCTGGAGTTGCGGCGACTCTTCTAGATGGCGGTCGTACTGCACATTCTGCGCTTAAGTTGTCACTCAATTTAAGCACAATTGATACTCCAACAAGCAATATTTCTCGATCCAGTGCAATGGGAAAATGTTGATGCAATGCAAGCTCATTGTTTGGGATGAGTGCACAATCAAATCACTTGAAGCACTTAACTTCACACTGAAGGATCTTCGGCAAAATAACAACATCATTGGCGGCTTGATGATATTATTGGCAGGCGATTTCCGGCAGACGTTGCTAGTAACTCCCCGTGGAACGCATGCAGATGAATTGAATGCTTGCCTGAAGGCATCAACTTTATGGAATAACGTAAAAACGTTATCGCTAACCACTAATATGAGAGTTTAACTTCAAAGTGATCAAAGTGCTGCACAATTTTACAAACAATTGTTAGCTGTTGGAAATGGAAAGGTCCCAGTACCAGCGACTTTTGCCGATTTGTAGATTCTCAGTTAGCTcttattgaaaatgttttcccaAGCATTGAACTATTAGAACTATGCTTGGTTAAGTCAACGAGAAATTCTTGCCGCAAATAATATTGATGTACTCGCACTGAATACACACTGGCATTCAAGTCATTTGATTCCATACATTATCTAACGAAGTTTTTAAACTCTCTGGAGTTACCAGGATTTCGACCGCATAATTTGCAACTCAAAATTGGTATAGTTGTTATGATGTTGCGTAATTGAATCCACCGCGACTTTGCAACGGTACTCGACTTTCGGTAAGAAGACTTATGCCGAATTTGATTGAGGCAACCATTATTAACGGAAAGTGCGCAGGTGAAAATGTATGTATTCCTCGAATACCAATGATTCCGTACTGATTCACCAGTTTGACTTCAAACGATTGCAATTTCCAAATCTCATTGCGTTCAGAATGACAATTGACAAGGCGCAAAGCAAATCGCTTACTCTTTGCGggataaatttagaaaatcaatgttttttcacatttcagaccaaaaacaaaaaatctggTTTACCAAAGAGCACTTTAATGAACGGATAATTTACGGACACGAATAACGCTTCGATTCAGTATTTTTGGATTCACTTTCATTTACTAACAGAAGTTCAACCAAACAACACTTCATTTTTGtattcgaaataaaataattactgttgtcaaataaaattaaaaaattgttccttttcaaatatgaaacaaaacaaaatgttcatCTTTTAATCACCAAACGAAATGTTACATAAATCGAAGTCATCTGGTGGCGAAGCGGAGTTCGCCGGGCTTGctagttttatataaaaattgtatgtaaTCTTACATTTCACTTAGACTTTTAGTTGTGAAGTTAATTAAAGCTTATGATTaaacttatattaaaatattaataaaaaaatttaaataattaaaatattgttagcCGCTGCGTAACCTTGAAAAAAACAACGTGGTCTAGCCGTTCTTgatctttttttgtttgtgtaacTGTGCTTTTTGTGGTGTCTTTGAgcttgttgttgtgttgttttgCGATTGTCATTTGAGTTcacaatttaaacaaattttaatttaaattgtacttgattccttattttatttgatgtatttttattacgatttatataattaataattggaGTTCCGAGACCGGTACAAATCCAATTAAGATTCAAAGTATGTGTCATAATAAGAgcggaatatatatatatttgtaagaaGCTTGCATTGTTTTGGCAAATCGTTAAGCGAAAATgatcaacatttttgaaataatattttactaGAGTCAACTATTTCTTTGCTTaatgaaacaattttaaaattacatggttttggtaattttgttcattttatatatttcttaaactatttttctgTCATTATAACTTTTTGTAAGAGCGGGGCTTGGGGTAGAGTTGGCCAACCACGTCCAAATGTTTGTAAAtaacttaaagtaaaaatagcaGCCTTATATGATCACAAGAACTGAATTATGATTGCTCTCTCATCTTAGCGCAACCTCTGAGGCAATCGTTTCGATGaaagctataggatatagaggTACGATCTgtccaatttttttaacatatatttataattttttttttacatttcacGAAAGTTTCGAAGCAATAGCACATCTAGAGGTGTTTATGGCCGCGGTTCCATTCAAGCCCGACCAATGCCGATTGCCCAATATGGTTCTCCCAAAAGTCGACCACATCTGCTCGAACTTCTGCTCAAACTTGTGGGTAAGCGACTGATCCAGCGCTTTCAATTTCTGATCATTCAATCGCACCGAGTGGTTAATGGCCCGGTCAAATGCGTCACACGTGGCAAACTCATTCTGTGGTTCCACTGAATTGCGTTTTTATAGTGAGGCTTGACAGCGATGGCGAGTGGAACTTTTAGGTATTTTCATGGATCTGGGGTTTTCTAAGCCCAAGTAACCCCACACCTGGCACCAATGTAACGAATAAGGCTATTGGAATTGCGCTAACCGACAAAGCACGAGCTGAGGCGTAAGATAACATCTATATTTTGACAAACGCAATTTTTGGGATAAACTTTACTTTGTTTATTGATAACAATATGTTCActtttttgcataaaattattttcacaaaaaagTAGTTGTTCATCACTTTTCGATTTTCCATTTCTAAGCGAACCAACACTTAAATCACAGAATTTGGAGAGGCATTTTATCGCTAACTCCATACACAACTAGAAGTCCATTTAGGGCCCTCGTAACTAAGAAAATATggatgcttaaaaaaaaagtaaataaattcagAATACAGAATTTGGGTATTCCCTAAATGATTGAAACTCTGAATTCCTGAAAGTCGGTCAGCTGTTCTTCATTTGTTcgatacaaatttaattcgtTCAGTTCAGCAGTTCAGCAACCCAGAGGCTGCtgaaaatgttgttaaattgCTGAAAAGCCAGGGTCTCAATTcgaggaaaaaaaatgaactcacttcaattctttatttacatatatttagtGATTCCTTTCATGTTGTAACCAAAGTCGtcttcttaattttaaattctcaCTAGccttttaagcaatttaacaAAGTTTTCAACATTTTCCGAAGTTtgctatatattttaaaataatttttttacttcCAGAGAACGGTTGTAATTTtcagaaattataaataaattttttattatttattttatttttatttctttttttcagttttgtgAGTTTATAATGGTACATTGTATGTTAAGGTGTAAAGATTTATTCATACTTTTTAATAGGTCTACTTATCGAATAAACTGAGACTGTAGCGTATAAGGAGGTTAGTTTCGCTGTGCTTTCGAAATACAAATATGTTATACAAATAAACCTACAAGCTTCGAATATTAAAGCGGGCTTTGACCTTCTATCCGATATAAACTATAAGGTAAGGTACCGCAGGGCTTTGTCCAGAAAACTCTTTTCCTTCGAATTTTTTTGTGGATACTGGTGCATATTATCCTTCTTGCCTTCCTCGCTTTGTTGTGGGTGCTCAGAGTAAGGGGTCTTGACGTACTCCCTCTTCAACACCATACTGATAATGCGGTATCCAGTGGAGCGTTGCTTGGACCGCGTTATCACCTGGGAGCGGGGTCGCACCGGTGGTGCAGAAACGGAACCGTGGACTCCCGATTCAGCGGAAATTGAATCCGGGCAGGAGACGCCGTCGCAGCTATAATAAGTGACGCTGCTGCGTGGTGAATGGGAGCTACTGTCATAGGCTTCGTCGCCGCAGGTGTAGTTTTTGGGCAGCCCAGGTAAATTGAAGCTTTTGACATTCAAGGCATCAGACACCGCATAAGAAATGCATTTGGCCTCTAGGTATAAAAGCGGCTCATCAAAGGCCTCGTCGGCACTGAATGTAGGACTGGAGCAGCGCTCGACGTTCAGGTCTGTCATTCGAGCCCGATGAAGTTTTTGCGCCTGCCGGAGCTGGCGAAGCTCGTGCCGCTTATTCTGTAGTCGTGATATGGACTCCAGACTGTCGATGAACAGATTCAGGTCGCGCTGTGTAAATTGGGCTACGTTCAGGTTGACGGTGGTGGACATCGAGGGCAGGTCCTTTAAGTTCAGGCTTAGGAACTCGGTGCAGATGTATGCTGACATCTTGGTATGATATCTAAGAAAATGAATTAAGTAACAGTCTTGTGGCCAGGCTGGTTGCTGGGCAACTGATACTTAGGGAATGCCTTCGTGGTTTATTTATACGAGACAGGTAGACACAATATTCTTCTTATATTGTGTTTTGAGTGTCTCTATACCTAGGAATGACCTGTGACCTCACCACAGGTAGCCAATAGAAAGCGAATTACACCCAGGAATTTCCCTAATAGCATTTTAATGTCTGGCTTTTCCTAATCTAGGCATGTTTAAATTGGGCTACTTAGAAACAAACACGACCCGTCACAGTGACCTGACCCGTCTTCTATAGGCCGTGGATGTATATTGGCGCATGTCCCAGGTCGTAAATAGGTGTTTTGGTGCATCGACTACATCGGAAGTGGGGCAATTTAAGCCTTAAGACTAATCTGCCTGTAGACTGTATGATTTGACTGACATCATAATTAAACTATAAATTGACCCCGACTATATTTCCGATACAATAATCtacaaacttttttgttggttccaaatttaaatttagcagaactaaaaatgtatccccaaaaaaagtttttttttaaattatgatcgCTTTTGAGATCGTAGGTCATTGTAGGTAAGATACTTTTAGCTTGAAAAaccttttgaattttaaaaatttaacaatttggcCGGAATCATGCAGCAGTCGAAGTACTTTTTTTAGCGCCTCAAAAGACTTCCTATAGCTCTATTGTTTCTCAATCTTTttgtaaaaagaaaagtaaaacaaaattaagttaCTTATTAATGTAGAGTCTATAACTTAAAGTTGGTAGTGCTTTGTCCATTCTTGGAGTGGCAGCTTTAAGGGACCTTAATgtagataaaaattaaataaaggtactgtttttatacccgttacaATTTAAGTCAGAAGTTTTCATCGCATTGAagagacattttcgaccctatgAAGTTTATAAGTTAACAACCAGCTCCCAGCGTAAGCTGGCGGCAATTTCAGATTTTATTAAtccattttcatatttttatatatcattttacatttttatatatcacTTAAT is part of the Drosophila gunungcola strain Sukarami unplaced genomic scaffold, Dgunungcola_SK_2 000010F, whole genome shotgun sequence genome and encodes:
- the LOC128263659 gene encoding uncharacterized protein LOC128263659; this translates as MSAYICTEFLSLNLKDLPSMSTTVNLNVAQFTQRDLNLFIDSLESISRLQNKRHELRQLRQAQKLHRARMTDLNVERCSSPTFSADEAFDEPLLYLEAKCISYAVSDALNVKSFNLPGLPKNYTCGDEAYDSSSHSPRSSVTYYSCDGVSCPDSISAESGVHGSVSAPPVRPRSQVITRSKQRSTGYRIISMVLKREYVKTPYSEHPQQSEEGKKDNMHQYPQKNSKEKSFLDKALRYLTL